The Stenotrophomonas maltophilia sequence CCGGCATCGACCCAGGCCAGCTGCAGCTGCCATTGCCAGTGTTCGCTGGCCTGCCAGCGGGTTTCGGATTTGTATTGATTACCGATGCGGCGCGCGCCACCGGCACTGCCTGGCAACGCCACCAGCGGCGCCGGCGTGGTGTAGACCGCATCGGCGCGACGATGCTTCCAGGCCATCTGTACGCCCAGCTCCGTCGTCACCGCGTCGTGCAGGCGCAGGGTCAGGGTCGGCTGGACGTCCATCAGATTGGCCGGGGCCAGCAGGCTGGCCTCGCTGAAGTAGGCCGATTTCGGGAACAGTGCATTGAAGGTTCCCAGGCGGCTGTCCCGCGGATTGCCATCGCCGCTGGCGACATCGGCCTTCAGCCCCAGACGCGGTTGCAGCGGCACATCGTTCCAACGCCAACCGGTATCGGTAGCCAGCGTCCAGGCGCGAATGTCGAGGTTGCCGGTCGCGGTGCGCAGTTCACCGCCCTGCGCCACCAGCTCGCTGTTCCAGTCCAGTGCACCGGCCTGGCCGAACCAGCGCGCACCCAAGGTCTGCCGCCGCTCGATGCCGGAACCCGCCGCGAAGCGTGCGCCTTCACGGCGGTAGTCCAGCAGATACAGGTCCCACTGTCCCGTGCCCTGCCTGCGTGCCGTGGTGGCATAGGTACCCCACAGGTGGGCACCGTGTTCCCCGCGATCATCAAAGGCACCCGGTCGGTTCTCCACCGGTCGCAGTGCCAGCAGATCAAGCGTGCCGAGGCGGCCCTTCCAGCCCAGGCGCGCACCATCGAAGGCCAGGCGGATGTTCGGCCCATCGCGCACCGACAACAGTCGTGAACTTCCGTAGCCGGCTTCCTGCCGACCGAGTTGCAGGTGGAAGCCGCCGCGCTGCCAGCGCCAATACGCCTGCTGCACGTCCAACGCGCTGCGGTCGGTGCGGCCGGGTCCGCCGGCCTTGCCATTCTCGGCATGCACGCCCAGCTGCAGCTTTGCCTGCCAGCTGTCCTCCACATAGGTGGCCGAGGCCAGCGCACGCAGCAGGCCATAGCCATCTTCGCTGCCACCAATACCGAACCGGGTCGGGTCGTAGTACAGGCCACGCACGCGCAGTGAGGCATCCCACTGCAATTGGCCGTCACCGGCGTCAGTGCAGTGGCCACCCTCGCAGGCCAGCGCCAGCGAGGGCACGGCCAGCAGCGCCAGGCTCAGAACGCGAAGCACGAGCATCCCATCGCGCCCCAGAACGCGGTCAGGTCATCGGTGGGCGCCGCGTGCTGCGCGGCATGCCCGTGCGCGCCGTGGGTGCTGCAGGCCACGCCGTGATGGTGGCGATGGGTGGCGGCCAACCCGGTGGCGGCACCGCCGACGTGGTAGCCACCGAACCGGTTGACCGGCGACCAGTCCGGCATCGCTGGCGGCAGCTGCGGCGCCAGCCCTGCATAGTCGGCATCCGCATGCACGATGCGTCCGCCGACCACGGTCAGCACGCTGGTGATGTCGGCGATCTGCGCGTCATCCACGCGGAAGAAGTCGGCCGAGAGCAGGATGAAGTCGGCCAGCTGACCGGCTTTCAGCGTGCCCTTCACCGCTTCGTCGCCGGAGAACCAGGCGCTGCCCTGGGTCCACAGGCGCAGGGCCTGCTCGCGTTCAAGCAGGTTTTCCTCGCCATACAGGGCCAGCCCACCCACGGTGCGCCCGGTCACGAGCCAGGACAACGCCACCCACGGGTTGTAGCTGGCCACACGGGTGGCGTCGGTACCGGCACCGACCGGCACGCCTTCGGCCAGCATGCGCTTGACTGGAGGCGTGTGCCGCGCGGCCTGCACGCCATAGCGCTCGACGAAGGCTTCGCCCTGGTAGGCCATGCGGTGCTGCACGGCAATGCCGCCACCCAGCGCACGGATGCGTTCGATGTTGCGCGGGGTGATGGTCTCGGCGTGGTCGATGAACCAGTGCAGGCCATCGAACGGCACCTCGCGGTTGACCTGTTCGTAGACATCGAGGATGCGGGTGATGCTCTCGTCGTAGGTGGCGTGGATGCGGAACGGCCAGCGCTTCTCGACCAGCAGCTTCACCACGTCATGCAGTTCGGGCTCCAGCTCCGGCGACAGTTCCGGGCGGGGCTCGTTGAACAGTTCGAAGTCGGCCGCCGAGAACACCAGCATCTCGCCGGCACCGTTGTGGCGCAGCAGATCGTCGCCCTGGCGCGGCTGCAGGATCTCGCTCCAGCCACGGAAGTCATCGACCTCCTTGCCCTTGTTCTGGGTAAACAGGTTGTAGGCGATGCGCACCGTCAGCTGGTCATCGCGATGCAACTGCTCGATGACCTGGTAGTCCTCGGGATAGTTCTGGAAGCCACCGCCGGCGTCGATCACCGAGGTGATGCCCAGCCGGTTCAGTTCGCGCATGAAGTGGCGCGTCGAGTTCGCCTGGTACTCGATCGGCAGGCGCGGGCCCTTGGCCAGCGTCGCGTAGAGGATGAGCGCGTTCGGCTTGGCCAGCAGCAGACCGGTCGGATTGCCCAGCGAATCGCGCACGATCTGCCCGCCCGGCGGATCCGGCGTGTCCTTGGTATAGCCGCAGGCGCGCAGCGCGGCACGGTTGAGCAGCGCGCGGTCGTACAGGTGCAGCAGGAACACCGGCGTTTCCGGCGCGATGTCGTTGAGCTCCTGCAGCGTCGGCAGTCGCTTCTCATTGAACTGTGCGGCGGTGAAGCCACCGACCACGCGTACCCACTGCGGTGCGGGCGTGCGGTCGACCTGGGCCTTCAGCATGTCCAGCGCGTCACCCAGCGAGCGCAGGCCGTCCCAGCGCAGCTCCAGGTTGTAGTTCAGGCCACCACGGATCAGATGGGTATGGCTGTCGTTGAGGCCGGGCAGCAGGCGCCGGCCCTGGGCGTCGATCAAGGTCGCTTCATTGCCCCAGCCACGCATGATCTCCTCGTCG is a genomic window containing:
- a CDS encoding alginate export family protein, with the protein product MLVLRVLSLALLAVPSLALACEGGHCTDAGDGQLQWDASLRVRGLYYDPTRFGIGGSEDGYGLLRALASATYVEDSWQAKLQLGVHAENGKAGGPGRTDRSALDVQQAYWRWQRGGFHLQLGRQEAGYGSSRLLSVRDGPNIRLAFDGARLGWKGRLGTLDLLALRPVENRPGAFDDRGEHGAHLWGTYATTARRQGTGQWDLYLLDYRREGARFAAGSGIERRQTLGARWFGQAGALDWNSELVAQGGELRTATGNLDIRAWTLATDTGWRWNDVPLQPRLGLKADVASGDGNPRDSRLGTFNALFPKSAYFSEASLLAPANLMDVQPTLTLRLHDAVTTELGVQMAWKHRRADAVYTTPAPLVALPGSAGGARRIGNQYKSETRWQASEHWQWQLQLAWVDAGPALKQAGGQDTLFASIVGAWQW
- a CDS encoding amidohydrolase, which produces MSTLVIRNARITTLDPQQPHAQALAVQEGRIVAVGSDEEIMRGWGNEATLIDAQGRRLLPGLNDSHTHLIRGGLNYNLELRWDGLRSLGDALDMLKAQVDRTPAPQWVRVVGGFTAAQFNEKRLPTLQELNDIAPETPVFLLHLYDRALLNRAALRACGYTKDTPDPPGGQIVRDSLGNPTGLLLAKPNALILYATLAKGPRLPIEYQANSTRHFMRELNRLGITSVIDAGGGFQNYPEDYQVIEQLHRDDQLTVRIAYNLFTQNKGKEVDDFRGWSEILQPRQGDDLLRHNGAGEMLVFSAADFELFNEPRPELSPELEPELHDVVKLLVEKRWPFRIHATYDESITRILDVYEQVNREVPFDGLHWFIDHAETITPRNIERIRALGGGIAVQHRMAYQGEAFVERYGVQAARHTPPVKRMLAEGVPVGAGTDATRVASYNPWVALSWLVTGRTVGGLALYGEENLLEREQALRLWTQGSAWFSGDEAVKGTLKAGQLADFILLSADFFRVDDAQIADITSVLTVVGGRIVHADADYAGLAPQLPPAMPDWSPVNRFGGYHVGGAATGLAATHRHHHGVACSTHGAHGHAAQHAAPTDDLTAFWGAMGCSCFAF